From a single Brassica rapa cultivar Chiifu-401-42 chromosome A01, CAAS_Brap_v3.01, whole genome shotgun sequence genomic region:
- the LOC103839686 gene encoding serine carboxypeptidase-like 33: protein MDLTHPRRKLNFLLIISLLLLSLRHQDYNVEAQNSDKVVNLPEQPSNPKISHFSGYVNVNQENTRALFFWFFEALSEDPTRPLVLWLNGGPGCSSIGYGAASELGPFRVVENGTSLRFNQYSWVQEANMLFLESPVGVGFSYTNTSSDLDNLNDSFVADDAYNFMVAWFARYPQYKSRDFFIAGESYAGHYAPQLAEQIYDRNKVKPKESFINLKGFIVGNPLTDDKYDNKGILEYAWSHAVISDNLYDTAKRNCDFKSSNWSEPCNVAMNTMFQKYKEIDIYNIYAPKCTTSNSSAASFLGVFNKSPAMKDWFKRVRWFEGYDPCYSDYAEKYFNRVDVRTSLHATTRGVSRWKVCNDSILQTYQFTVSSMLPTYSKLIKAGLKIWVYSGDADGRVPVIGSRYCVEALGLPVKSEWRSWFHNHQVGGRITEYEGGLTFVTVRGAGHLVPLNKPEEALALFSSFLNGQELPSRP, encoded by the exons ATGGATTTGACTCATCCGAGGAGAAAACTAAACTTTCTGCTGATCATCTCATTATTATTACTATCATTACGTCATCAAGATTATAACGTTGAAGCACAAAATTCAGACAAAGTAGTGAATCTTCCCGAACAACCATCCAATCCAAAGATCTCTCACTTCTCAGGTTATGTCAACGTGAATCAAGAAAATACACGAGCACTCTTCTTCTGGTTCTTTGAAGCCTTGTCTGAAGACCCAACAAGACCTCTAGTTCTCTGGCTAAATGGAG GTCCTGGATGTTCATCCATTGGATATGGAGCAGCATCTGAATTAGGACCTTTTCGTGTGGTTGAAAATGGGACAAGCCTTAGATTCAATCAATACTCTTGGGTCCAag AAGCGAATATGTTGTTCTTAGAATCACCGGTTGGAGTTGGGTTTTCGTACACCAACACATCTTCCGATTTGGACAACCTCAACGACAGTTTCGTTG CGGACGATGCATACAACTTCATGGTTGCTTGGTTTGCAAGGTATCCCCAATATAAGTCTCGTGATTTCTTCATCGCTGGTGAAAGCTATGCCG GTCACTACGCACCTCAGCTAGCCGAGCAAATATACGATCGAAACAAAGTTAAACCAAAAGAGTCCTTCATTAACCTCAAAGGCTTCATT GTAGGCAATCCATTGACGGACGACAAGTACGATAACAAGGGGATTCTAGAATACGCATGGAGCCATGCAGTAATCTCCGACAATCTCTACGACACCGCAAAACGTAACTGTGACTTCAAGTCATCGAATTGGTCGGAACCATGCAACGTTGCCATGAATACAATGTTCCAAAAATACAAAGAGattgatatttataatatatatgctcCCAAGTGCACCACCAGTAACTCATCAGCAGCTTCCTTCTTAGGAGTTTTCAATAAGTCTCCGGCAATGAAAGACTGGTTCAAGCGAGTGAGATGGTTTGAAGGTTACGATCCTTGTTACTCTGATTATGCTGAAAAATATTTCAACAGAGTTGATGTTCGAACGTCTCTTCATGCCACTACACGAGGTGTATCAAGGTGGAAAGTTTGCAA TGATTCGATATTGCAAACGTACCAATTCACTGTCTCCTCAATGTTGCCGACCTATAGTAAGCTCATCAAAGCTGGTCTCAAGATATGGGTTTATAG TGGAGACGCCGACGGGAGGGTGCCGGTGATCGGAAGTCGGTATTGTGTTGAAGCTTTAGGTCTTCCCGTCAAATCTGAATGGCGCTCTTGGTTCCACAATCATCAG GTTGGAGGGAGGATAACGGAGTACGAGGGAGGGTTAACGTTTGTAACAGTGAGAGGAGCTGGACACTTGGTTCCTCTCAATAAACCTGAAGAAGCTCTCGCACTTTTCAGTTCCTTTCTTAATGGTCAAGAACTTCCGTCACGCCCCTAG
- the LOC103839669 gene encoding nucleolar transcription factor 1-A: protein MESILHSSSSLVSLSPRIDGRDSFINSPRVCFIPSLGRRGSKSLPLVAAAKKKKSKRDDNHSFSARPDEATGPFPESILLKEKKIDEEGDLLPEFADDEEKELYEFLDLQLQSDLNEERMRHYEVVYLIHEKHAEEVKSVNEKVQEFLKEKKGKVWRFSDWGMRRLAYKIQKAENAHYILMNFEMEAKHLNEFKGMLDGDERVIRHLVMKRDEAITEDCPPPPEFHSVRASMDEDDDFDDDDEEEEFEEEEEGDDVEYEVDEDGNVVMVVYEDEEGEGEEDGDDEQEQGHGQSNKDLRENRTTVNV from the exons ATGGAGTCAATCCTGCACTCGTCTTCATCTCTAGTATCTCTCAGTCCCAGAATAGACGGCCGAGATTCGTTCATCAACTCTCCCCGCGTGTGCTTCATACCTAGTCTCGGCCGCAGAGGATCAAAGTCCCTTCCTTTGGTCGCCGccgcgaagaagaagaaaagcaagAGAGATGACAATCACAGCTTCTCCGCTAGACCTGACGAAGCCACCGGTCCGTTTCCCGAATCCATTCTTCTCAAAGAG AAGAAGATCGATGAGGAAGGTGATCTTCTTCCTGAGTTCGCTGATGATGAAGAAA AGGAGCTATACGAGTTTCTTGATCTTCAGCTTCAGAGTGACTTGAATGAAGAAAGAA TGAGACACTATGAGGTGGTTTACTTGATTCATGAGAAACATGCAGAGGAGGTCAAAAGCGTCAATGAGAAAGTTCAAG AGTTCTTGAAGGAGAAGAAGGGGAAAGTGTGGAGGTTTAGTGACTGGGGAATGCGTAGACTGGCGTATAAGATACAGAAGGCGGAGAATGCACATTATATACTGATGAACTTTGAGATGGAAGCGAAACACTTGAACGAGTTCAAAGGGATGTTGGATGGTGATGAGAGGGTGATTAGGCATCTTGTGATGAAACGTGATGAGGCTATTACAGAGGACTGCCCTCCCCCTCCCGAGTTTCACTCGGTTCGTGCAAGTATGGACGAGGATGACGactttgatgatgatgacgaggaAGAGGAgtttgaagaagaggaagaaggggATGATGTAGAGTATGAAGTAGATGAGGATGGTAATGTTGTTATGGTGGTgtatgaagatgaagaaggggaaggggaagaagatggagatgatgaaCAAGAACAAGGACATGGCCAGTCAAATAAAGACTTGAGAGAAAACCGAACAACAGTTAACGTTTGA
- the LOC103839658 gene encoding pectinesterase inhibitor — MNNFMKLFSIFLFIQIQIALSQPNLIQQLCKRNRYQPLCVSTLNLDPRSKTSDLQGLASISIDATTKKTNDTLTYLISELRRTGGDRTAFEKYGTCVDQDYGASTGRYLPGALANLCKDFRFGFEMKRRKLELY, encoded by the exons ATGAATAACTTTATGAAATTATTCTCAATTTTCTTGTTCATCCAAATCCAAATAGCCTTGTCTCAACCAAATCTTATACAACAACTCTGCAAAAGAAACCGTTATCAACCCCTATGCGTCTCTACTCTCAATCTTGATCCTAGAAGCAAAACTTCAGATCTCCAAG GGCTTGCGTCGATCTCTATCGATGCGACGACAAAGAAAACGAACGATACGTTAACTTATCTCATCTCCGAGTTACGGCGCACTGGAGGAGATCGCACAGCTTTTGAGAAGTACGGAACTTGCGTTGATCAGGATTACGGTGCGTCTACTGGTAGGTATTTGCCGGGGGCTTTGGCTAATCTATGtaaagatttcagatttggTTTTGAAATGAAAAGAAGGAAGCTTGAGCTTTACTGA